A single region of the Thunnus maccoyii chromosome 10, fThuMac1.1, whole genome shotgun sequence genome encodes:
- the rad54b gene encoding fibrinogen silencer-binding protein isoform X2 gives MASSSVFLSSMVGKARSSNFTLSEKLDLLKLVRPHIRILEEHTNKHAVIVDKNKCWDTVAEQYNALGGDRPHRTAQGLRTLYKRLKESAKQEVMQRRHAQPEYRASISEPTRRIMEMIPHLFHHVPIHEKDQALRRLIYSKHNSPIEPPGSSSSLAGLQDYSAAVPNIPHEVVQLDPEDDVKPPPDLPILSTHVGPGLEAGQEEEGEQDLGSVHNYEASLSPAPSSVNIPLSTSPLPLRHDLYPNDIYPHHQPDRYRPLHLAKEEHELVLANHRKVAIYLEEKREGLKRKQELEEELLRAKIKVEKLKAARLRHGLPIPL, from the exons ATGGCGTCcagctctgtgtttctgtccagtATGGTGGGTAAAGCTCGCTCCTCCAACTTCACCCTCTCTGAGAAGCTGGACCTGTTGAAGCTGGTCCGTCCTCACATCCGCATCCTGGAggagcacacaaacaaacatgccgTCATCGTGGACAAGAACAAGTGCTGGGACACTGTGGCTGAGCAGTACAACGCATTAGGAGGGGACAGACCCCACCGGACCGCTCAGGGCCTCAGGACCCTCTACAAGAGGCTGAAGGAATCagccaaacaggaagtgatgcagcGGAGACACGCCCAGCCAGAGTACAGAGCGAGCATCTCCGAGCCAACCAGGAGAATTATGGAGATGATCCCTCACCTGTTTCACCATGTGCCCATTCACGAAAAGGACCAGGCACTACGCAG ATTAATATACAGCAAGCACAATTCTCCCATCGAACCTCCTGGCAGCAGCTCATCTCTGGCTGGACTCCAGGACTACTCAGCAGCTGTCCCAAATATTCCACATGAGGTGGTCCAGCTGGACCCTGAAGATGATGTCAAACCGCCGCCAGATCTTCCCATCCTCTCCACGCATGTAGGGCCAGGGCTGGAGGCGggccaggaggaggagggggagcagGACTTGGGTAGTGTCCACAATTACGAAGCATCCCTATCGCCCGCCCCTTCCTCTGTTAACATCCCTCTCTCCACCTCGCCGCTGCCGTTACGCCACGACCTCTACCCTAACGACATCTACCCTCACCACCAGCCCGACAGGTATCGCCCTCTGCACCTGGCCAAAGAGGAGCACGAGTTGGTGCTAGCCAATCACAGAAAAGTTGCCATATACttggaggagaagagggaggggcTGAAGAGGAAGCAGGAACTGGAGGAGGAACTTCTGAGAGCCAAGATCAAAGTGGAGAAACTAAAGGCTGCCCGACTCAGACACGGACTGCCAATTCCTCTATAA
- the rad54b gene encoding fibrinogen silencer-binding protein isoform X3, translating into MVGKARSSNFTLSEKLDLLKLVRPHIRILEEHTNKHAVIVDKNKCWDTVAEQYNALGGDRPHRTAQGLRTLYKRLKESAKQEVMQRRHAQPEYRASISEPTRRIMEMIPHLFHHVPIHEKDQALRRLIYSKHNSPIEPPGSSSSLAGLQDYSAAVPNIPHEVVQLDPEDDVKPPPDLPILSTHVGPGLEAGQEEEGEQDLGSVHNYEASLSPAPSSVNIPLSTSPLPLRHDLYPNDIYPHHQPDRYRPLHLAKEEHELVLANHRKVAIYLEEKREGLKRKQELEEELLRAKIKVEKLKAARLRHGLPIPL; encoded by the exons ATGGTGGGTAAAGCTCGCTCCTCCAACTTCACCCTCTCTGAGAAGCTGGACCTGTTGAAGCTGGTCCGTCCTCACATCCGCATCCTGGAggagcacacaaacaaacatgccgTCATCGTGGACAAGAACAAGTGCTGGGACACTGTGGCTGAGCAGTACAACGCATTAGGAGGGGACAGACCCCACCGGACCGCTCAGGGCCTCAGGACCCTCTACAAGAGGCTGAAGGAATCagccaaacaggaagtgatgcagcGGAGACACGCCCAGCCAGAGTACAGAGCGAGCATCTCCGAGCCAACCAGGAGAATTATGGAGATGATCCCTCACCTGTTTCACCATGTGCCCATTCACGAAAAGGACCAGGCACTACGCAG ATTAATATACAGCAAGCACAATTCTCCCATCGAACCTCCTGGCAGCAGCTCATCTCTGGCTGGACTCCAGGACTACTCAGCAGCTGTCCCAAATATTCCACATGAGGTGGTCCAGCTGGACCCTGAAGATGATGTCAAACCGCCGCCAGATCTTCCCATCCTCTCCACGCATGTAGGGCCAGGGCTGGAGGCGggccaggaggaggagggggagcagGACTTGGGTAGTGTCCACAATTACGAAGCATCCCTATCGCCCGCCCCTTCCTCTGTTAACATCCCTCTCTCCACCTCGCCGCTGCCGTTACGCCACGACCTCTACCCTAACGACATCTACCCTCACCACCAGCCCGACAGGTATCGCCCTCTGCACCTGGCCAAAGAGGAGCACGAGTTGGTGCTAGCCAATCACAGAAAAGTTGCCATATACttggaggagaagagggaggggcTGAAGAGGAAGCAGGAACTGGAGGAGGAACTTCTGAGAGCCAAGATCAAAGTGGAGAAACTAAAGGCTGCCCGACTCAGACACGGACTGCCAATTCCTCTATAA